In one Alistipes sp. ZOR0009 genomic region, the following are encoded:
- a CDS encoding TetR/AcrR family transcriptional regulator: MEKKEQIILKAIHLLVTNGEHSTPMSLIAKEANTGMGTIYNYFPSKEDLINECYSYLRQKQQLFIQLESNDAGAKFLIQSYCRCAIAYMLSNPTEYLFLKQFYFSPILREDVRRKDQEFFSPIIKVVEQGQKEGYIKNIPTVELFYFVLGGVRSFISYALLTNMPVSDDMIERQVALVWDTLKG, from the coding sequence ATGGAAAAGAAGGAGCAAATTATACTTAAAGCAATTCATCTGTTGGTAACCAATGGCGAGCATAGCACTCCTATGAGTCTCATTGCCAAGGAAGCCAATACTGGAATGGGTACAATTTATAACTACTTTCCAAGCAAGGAAGATTTAATCAACGAATGCTACAGCTACTTGCGCCAGAAGCAGCAGCTGTTTATCCAGCTGGAATCGAACGATGCTGGTGCAAAATTTTTAATTCAAAGCTACTGCCGTTGTGCCATAGCCTACATGCTAAGCAATCCCACCGAGTATTTATTCTTGAAGCAGTTCTACTTTTCTCCGATATTACGCGAAGATGTTCGTCGGAAAGATCAAGAATTCTTCTCGCCTATAATTAAGGTGGTTGAGCAGGGGCAAAAAGAGGGGTACATTAAGAATATCCCTACCGTAGAGCTTTTTTACTTTGTATTGGGCGGCGTTCGTTCCTTTATTTCTTATGCGCTTCTTACCAATATGCCTGTTTCTGACGACATGATCGAGCGTCAGGTTGCTTTGGTATGGGATACGCTTAAGGGATAA
- a CDS encoding DUF4840 domain-containing protein → MKSLRNVGGLLLVGCLALSFASCSKDDDKTPAPLKVEDVNGSYTGKLITEQNKVKSENTIAFTADKNVITIADLPVKEIVTSIVKDAKKVETVLKDLGKVKYSLDYTAALSATKTSVSLTFAPKALEIQLPVDGAKKKVVVTFAAKAAGTYANDKTLKFVLTAEKVMVDDVVLTPYDVVTYDASVKK, encoded by the coding sequence ATGAAAAGTTTAAGAAATGTAGGTGGACTATTACTTGTTGGTTGCTTGGCTTTATCGTTTGCATCGTGCAGCAAGGATGATGATAAGACTCCTGCCCCACTAAAAGTTGAAGATGTAAACGGAAGCTACACCGGAAAGCTAATCACCGAACAGAATAAGGTAAAGAGCGAGAATACTATAGCATTTACTGCAGACAAAAACGTAATTACCATAGCAGATCTACCTGTAAAGGAGATTGTAACTTCTATCGTGAAGGATGCAAAGAAAGTTGAGACCGTACTAAAGGATCTTGGCAAGGTGAAGTATTCGTTAGACTACACAGCTGCTTTATCGGCTACCAAAACGAGCGTATCGCTAACATTTGCTCCTAAGGCGTTAGAGATTCAGCTTCCTGTTGATGGTGCAAAGAAAAAAGTGGTAGTTACCTTTGCTGCAAAGGCTGCTGGCACATATGCCAACGACAAAACCCTAAAATTTGTACTTACAGCTGAAAAGGTAATGGTTGACGATGTTGTATTAACTCCTTACGACGTGGTAACCTACGATGCTTCGGTAAAGAAATAG
- a CDS encoding RNA polymerase sigma factor — protein sequence MIGEEGKEQELINRIVGGDIAAMKELYGCYSGYLTAVCARYISNKDDVKDILQESFIKIFRSIENFEYKGKGSLKAWTTRIVVNESLRAIKKKEKQEIIKPTWDLPEVEEEEEESDFADIPTSLILEKIQSLPVGYRTVFNLYVFEKKSHKEIASILNITENTSASQLYRAKNYLVKQINEYRLTEIGEL from the coding sequence ATGATAGGGGAAGAGGGCAAAGAGCAGGAATTAATAAATCGGATAGTAGGAGGAGATATCGCTGCAATGAAGGAGCTATACGGCTGCTATTCGGGATATCTTACTGCTGTATGTGCTCGGTACATCTCGAATAAGGATGATGTTAAGGATATTTTACAGGAAAGCTTTATAAAAATATTTCGTTCGATAGAAAATTTTGAATACAAAGGAAAAGGATCGCTTAAGGCGTGGACAACTCGTATTGTGGTGAACGAGTCGCTAAGGGCGATAAAGAAAAAAGAGAAGCAGGAGATTATTAAACCGACATGGGACTTGCCGGAGGTAGAAGAGGAAGAAGAGGAGTCTGATTTTGCAGATATTCCTACCTCGCTTATCTTAGAAAAAATACAGTCGCTTCCTGTTGGCTACAGAACCGTATTTAACCTCTACGTTTTTGAGAAAAAAAGCCATAAGGAGATTGCATCGATACTAAACATTACAGAAAATACATCTGCATCGCAACTATACAGGGCTAAAAATTACTTAGTAAAACAGATAAATGAATACAGATTAACAGAGATAGGGGAACTATGA
- a CDS encoding outer membrane beta-barrel protein, protein MNSKWRDNLRDRMESHVEPTPDGLWDGIEQAMKKERSTVLPIQKVKEVSWGNRFRAVAAAAIIVLLMGDYTLNRYNEHVMPFAQQVKVTQQADEANVLASALTATSRKEQSGADTTKQASLPVEKEVAAVDSVRVIAAEQYIESNNEVAIENPMAALAINTPNYKPGYSWNTRFSEQVNKQDFTKLLEQDTPKKDIPKWEANVYAVNLGPSSPNKEEGYANLMRGSITVNEESLDTTTTEQKSYGSIIANNKNNTVYSNINHKKPVTFGISLSYSLNERVSIRSGLVYTLLSSTLRSGSQHNYYSSKQTLHNIGIPVNICYNAFKYNHMSLYVTGGALAEKNISGKMTTDYIVEGQKESSGSENVEIEPLQWSVNGAAGIQYSLLRNVGIYAEPGVSYYFSNGSKNETIYKEKPVNFSLRVGFVIGLN, encoded by the coding sequence ATGAACAGCAAGTGGCGTGATAACTTAAGAGATAGGATGGAATCCCATGTAGAGCCTACGCCGGATGGTTTGTGGGATGGTATTGAGCAGGCAATGAAAAAGGAACGCTCGACGGTACTGCCAATTCAGAAGGTGAAGGAAGTATCGTGGGGTAACCGTTTTAGAGCCGTAGCTGCGGCAGCAATAATAGTGCTGCTGATGGGAGACTATACTCTTAACCGCTACAACGAGCATGTTATGCCCTTTGCACAACAAGTAAAGGTAACGCAACAGGCAGATGAGGCAAACGTTTTGGCAAGCGCCTTAACCGCTACCAGCCGTAAGGAGCAATCGGGAGCCGATACCACAAAGCAAGCCTCTTTGCCAGTAGAAAAAGAGGTTGCAGCGGTAGATTCGGTAAGAGTTATTGCTGCAGAACAGTATATTGAGTCGAATAATGAGGTAGCCATAGAAAATCCGATGGCAGCCCTTGCAATAAATACCCCAAACTACAAGCCTGGCTACTCGTGGAATACCAGATTTTCGGAGCAGGTAAATAAGCAAGACTTCACGAAACTGCTAGAGCAGGATACCCCCAAAAAAGATATCCCCAAATGGGAGGCAAACGTATATGCCGTAAATTTAGGGCCCAGCAGCCCCAATAAGGAGGAAGGTTATGCCAATTTAATGAGAGGAAGCATTACGGTTAATGAGGAAAGCCTTGATACCACAACTACAGAACAAAAATCGTATGGAAGCATCATTGCCAATAATAAGAACAACACCGTTTACTCCAACATCAACCATAAAAAACCAGTAACATTTGGTATTTCGCTTAGCTACAGCCTGAACGAAAGGGTAAGCATAAGAAGCGGACTGGTATACACCCTCCTTTCGTCGACTTTACGATCGGGAAGCCAGCATAACTACTACAGCAGCAAGCAAACGCTCCATAATATTGGTATCCCGGTAAATATTTGCTACAATGCCTTTAAGTATAACCATATGTCGCTCTACGTAACGGGAGGAGCGCTTGCGGAGAAAAACATATCGGGAAAAATGACAACCGACTACATTGTAGAAGGCCAAAAGGAGTCGAGTGGAAGTGAAAATGTAGAGATAGAACCGCTACAGTGGTCGGTGAATGGTGCAGCAGGTATCCAGTACAGCCTACTACGAAATGTTGGGATATATGCCGAGCCAGGCGTGAGCTACTACTTTAGCAACGGCAGTAAAAATGAAACGATTTATAAGGAAAAGCCGGTAAACTTTAGCCTTCGGGTTGGATTTGTGATAGGCCTAAATTAA
- a CDS encoding TIGR00266 family protein — protein MQTLDKKGLDFHFDCKPDYGFITVQLPSDVTLKVEAAAMATMDTNIEMKTKLKGGFSRFLTGESLFINEFTARNGAGEIKLAPSAPGDVEHVYLENETIFLQNTAFVASANTVNVESKFQGLMKGFFSGESLFLIKCSGTGDLWFNSYGGIIPIDVEDGYVVDTGHIVAFTEGLQYDISRVGGYKSLFFSGEGLVCRFSGRGKVWIQTRKVNPFLSWVNPFRPAKNN, from the coding sequence ATGCAAACTTTAGATAAGAAGGGCTTAGATTTTCACTTCGACTGTAAGCCCGACTACGGTTTTATCACCGTACAGCTCCCTTCGGATGTTACGCTAAAGGTGGAAGCGGCCGCAATGGCAACGATGGACACCAACATCGAGATGAAGACCAAGCTTAAGGGTGGCTTTTCCCGCTTTTTAACGGGCGAATCGCTTTTTATTAACGAGTTCACCGCCCGCAACGGTGCTGGAGAGATTAAATTAGCCCCTTCGGCCCCCGGCGATGTGGAGCACGTGTATCTCGAAAACGAAACGATCTTCTTACAGAACACCGCGTTTGTGGCATCGGCCAATACGGTTAATGTAGAGTCTAAGTTTCAGGGTTTGATGAAGGGATTCTTCTCGGGCGAGAGCTTATTCCTTATTAAATGTTCCGGAACCGGCGATCTTTGGTTCAACTCCTACGGTGGTATCATTCCAATCGACGTCGAGGATGGCTACGTGGTGGATACAGGCCATATTGTTGCTTTTACCGAAGGTCTGCAGTACGATATTAGCCGAGTAGGAGGGTACAAGTCGTTATTCTTCTCGGGCGAGGGCTTGGTGTGCCGTTTTAGCGGCCGTGGTAAGGTGTGGATTCAAACCCGTAAGGTAAATCCGTTCCTGTCGTGGGTAAATCCATTCCGTCCGGCTAAAAATAACTAG
- a CDS encoding TIGR00266 family protein, whose product METYSTTDTAAGVKVELQMRPGSSAAKITLAPNSQLTAEGGAMIAMSPNIEMTTSTHTKQSGGFMRGLKRMISGESFFLNHYYGGNQGGTVWLGATLPGDMMVHELNGEGIIVQGGSYVASTQGIDIDSSWQGFKSLISREPLFWLKVKGNGTVVVNSFGAIYPVKVNGEYIVDTGHIVAFEESLNFSLTKAGKSWMSSFLGGEGLVCKFRGNGTIWLQSHNSSSFGSTLGPKLKPRK is encoded by the coding sequence ATGGAAACATATTCAACAACAGATACGGCAGCAGGCGTTAAGGTCGAGCTGCAAATGCGTCCGGGTTCGTCGGCCGCAAAAATCACGCTGGCACCAAACAGCCAGCTTACAGCCGAAGGCGGAGCCATGATTGCCATGAGCCCCAACATTGAGATGACCACCTCGACGCACACCAAGCAATCTGGTGGCTTTATGCGTGGTTTAAAGCGCATGATCTCTGGCGAAAGCTTCTTCCTGAACCATTACTACGGTGGCAATCAGGGCGGAACGGTATGGTTAGGGGCAACTCTACCCGGCGATATGATGGTACACGAGCTTAATGGCGAAGGAATCATCGTGCAAGGTGGATCGTACGTGGCCAGCACCCAAGGAATTGATATCGATAGCAGCTGGCAGGGCTTTAAATCGCTTATCTCGCGCGAGCCTCTCTTCTGGCTAAAGGTTAAAGGTAACGGAACGGTGGTGGTAAACTCTTTTGGCGCCATCTACCCCGTAAAAGTAAACGGCGAGTACATCGTCGATACCGGACATATCGTGGCATTTGAGGAAAGCCTTAACTTTTCGCTTACAAAGGCAGGAAAAAGCTGGATGAGCTCCTTCCTTGGCGGCGAAGGGTTGGTGTGTAAGTTCCGCGGCAACGGAACCATCTGGCTTCAGTCGCACAACTCCTCCTCATTTGGTTCTACCCTTGGTCCAAAACTTAAACCTAGAAAATAG
- a CDS encoding TIGR00266 family protein: MKVSIEGKPVFAHVKVELQPGESFIAESDAMSSMAAELDMEAKFNGGLLRGLLKKFFGGESLFVNHFTNNTSKPLTLELTQGTPGDMMVKELNGETFCIQRGGYIASEPGVNLGVSWAGISSLIGGEGLFRLEVSGHGKVIFGAYGGLVEKEINGEYIVDTSHLVAYEPGMKLKTQLAGGLFGSFFGGEGFVTRVEGKGKIYLQTRSISGLASWVNRHLR; this comes from the coding sequence ATGAAGGTTAGCATTGAAGGGAAGCCGGTTTTTGCCCACGTAAAGGTGGAGCTCCAGCCGGGAGAATCGTTTATTGCCGAGTCCGACGCCATGTCTAGTATGGCTGCCGAGCTCGACATGGAGGCAAAGTTTAACGGAGGCCTCCTACGTGGCTTGCTAAAGAAGTTCTTTGGTGGCGAAAGTCTTTTTGTGAATCATTTTACCAACAACACCTCAAAACCGTTAACCCTCGAGCTTACTCAGGGCACTCCTGGCGATATGATGGTTAAGGAGCTTAACGGCGAAACATTCTGTATCCAACGTGGAGGCTACATTGCCTCAGAACCAGGCGTTAACTTGGGCGTTTCGTGGGCTGGTATCAGCTCCCTGATTGGTGGAGAAGGACTTTTTAGGCTTGAGGTGTCGGGTCACGGTAAGGTTATCTTTGGCGCCTACGGTGGGCTGGTAGAAAAGGAGATTAACGGCGAATATATTGTCGATACGAGCCACCTGGTAGCTTACGAGCCAGGAATGAAGCTGAAAACTCAGCTTGCGGGCGGCTTATTCGGTAGTTTTTTTGGCGGCGAAGGGTTTGTAACGCGCGTAGAGGGAAAAGGAAAGATCTACCTTCAAACTCGCAGCATCTCTGGTCTGGCCTCTTGGGTTAATCGTCATTTAAGATAG
- a CDS encoding M48 family metallopeptidase, giving the protein MPSKIYEGVLIHPDLPSGRCGGEISVSSFAITFTSGATRHAISLSELQISAGGAGNRFLFFTTNRESDISIYTADRSILKEPVLASNTRLESQIKSSSKVLRKLAIASMVVVAVVGLGILGLALSKDRIVRGIANQIPVSWEEKASDQLFGTLTAGREMVKNDSLKRVFERAAQPLLSEVRRKGFKIDLYFVKDGTINAFALPGGKVVIQTGLVENAQSWEEVMGVLAHELAHVTNRHHVRGVIDNVGLFALLSAMFGDVSALAGTFANMGGELASLANSRSFEYEADADGWNYLVAAKINPRGMISFFETLQKRQTTLEKLPLSIMSTHPDTKSRIETLKKMGQELKAPFTPIAGSFADFKRALNR; this is encoded by the coding sequence ATGCCCTCAAAAATTTATGAAGGGGTACTCATACACCCCGATTTGCCTTCCGGACGTTGCGGAGGCGAGATATCGGTTAGCTCTTTTGCTATCACGTTTACTTCTGGTGCTACACGCCACGCCATTTCCCTTTCCGAGCTGCAAATATCGGCAGGAGGAGCAGGTAACCGCTTTCTATTTTTTACAACCAACCGAGAATCGGACATCTCCATCTATACTGCCGACCGTTCTATCCTAAAAGAACCGGTGCTGGCTAGCAACACACGCCTCGAGTCCCAAATAAAATCGTCGTCTAAGGTTTTACGTAAGCTGGCTATTGCCTCCATGGTGGTGGTAGCCGTTGTAGGACTTGGCATCCTAGGTTTAGCGTTGTCTAAAGACCGTATCGTAAGGGGAATTGCCAACCAAATACCCGTATCGTGGGAGGAAAAGGCGAGCGACCAGCTTTTTGGAACGCTTACCGCTGGCCGCGAAATGGTGAAGAACGATTCCTTGAAGCGGGTGTTCGAGCGCGCAGCCCAGCCGCTGCTCTCCGAGGTGCGCCGCAAGGGATTTAAGATAGATCTTTACTTTGTAAAGGATGGAACCATCAACGCATTTGCCCTTCCGGGCGGTAAGGTGGTTATCCAAACAGGATTGGTGGAGAATGCCCAATCGTGGGAGGAGGTTATGGGCGTTTTGGCGCACGAGCTTGCGCACGTAACCAACCGTCATCACGTACGCGGGGTGATTGATAACGTTGGACTGTTCGCTTTGCTTTCCGCGATGTTTGGAGATGTGAGCGCGCTGGCTGGTACCTTTGCTAACATGGGCGGAGAGCTCGCCTCGTTGGCCAACAGCCGCTCATTCGAGTACGAGGCCGACGCCGATGGTTGGAACTACCTGGTAGCGGCCAAGATTAACCCTCGCGGAATGATTTCGTTCTTCGAAACGCTGCAGAAGCGCCAAACCACGCTCGAGAAGCTGCCCCTATCCATCATGTCTACCCATCCCGATACCAAAAGCCGTATCGAAACGCTTAAAAAGATGGGACAGGAGCTCAAAGCCCCATTTACGCCTATTGCGGGTAGCTTTGCCGACTTTAAAAGGGCGCTAAATAGGTAG
- a CDS encoding DUF4261 domain-containing protein: MSIFCNRQRAEGEMNECALNESQILVARLLFDEEPTINDELIEKELHVLFQNFEAALTDELYENSRQYFFHDYMVQYLDEQLPAQCSIFTSKTPCYINECLQTAYHQAGHWPEIRQETKNCRYELILNDLMSKPLHYKQRVELFQKFVCAVSRALQPTAIYFPTSEKMVKPSAYLSEVLTDGKDWLYGLLNVRTYNMQEGGLLMDTVGLYGIGLPDFQLQFMDLNPNEVASYLHAYARYIYEQGPVIKDGNTVEGIDPYTKWKCRLDTAFVNPPRNVIEILEP, translated from the coding sequence ATGTCAATATTTTGCAATAGACAAAGAGCCGAAGGCGAGATGAATGAATGCGCTTTAAATGAAAGCCAAATACTTGTTGCTCGCCTGCTATTCGATGAGGAGCCAACCATAAACGACGAGCTTATTGAGAAGGAGCTGCACGTTCTATTTCAAAACTTCGAAGCGGCGCTAACCGACGAGCTTTACGAGAACTCGCGCCAGTATTTCTTCCACGATTACATGGTGCAGTACCTCGACGAGCAGCTTCCGGCGCAATGCTCCATCTTTACCTCCAAAACGCCGTGCTACATAAACGAATGCCTACAAACCGCCTACCATCAGGCAGGACACTGGCCCGAAATAAGGCAGGAGACAAAAAACTGCAGGTACGAGCTCATACTAAACGATCTTATGTCGAAACCGCTGCACTACAAGCAGCGTGTGGAGCTCTTTCAGAAGTTTGTATGCGCCGTTAGCCGAGCGTTGCAGCCCACGGCCATCTATTTTCCAACAAGCGAAAAGATGGTTAAGCCATCGGCCTACCTATCGGAAGTTTTGACCGATGGAAAGGATTGGCTTTACGGACTTTTAAACGTTCGGACCTATAATATGCAGGAAGGCGGGCTGCTAATGGATACGGTTGGATTATACGGCATCGGGCTGCCCGATTTTCAGCTTCAGTTCATGGATCTTAACCCCAACGAGGTGGCCAGCTACCTACATGCGTATGCACGCTACATTTACGAGCAGGGACCAGTAATAAAGGATGGAAATACGGTAGAAGGGATAGATCCGTACACAAAATGGAAATGTAGGCTGGATACGGCGTTCGTTAATCCTCCACGAAATGTGATAGAGATACTCGAACCCTAA
- a CDS encoding STM3941 family protein → MDKIEIPLSKTKIALLVAASAIFVALGVVFTATPSTFLSPVTPSPGVVRVVGILSALFFGFAGAYGVKKLLDKTIGLTVDARGITDNTNASSVGLVSWEDITEIKTGQIMSNKFLLIYTANPEKYIARKAGFYKKIVMGNMKMYGTPITITSSTLKCSFAELEKHISSQFMAQQKMAGRNRKFSSQKTSKLQH, encoded by the coding sequence ATGGACAAAATAGAAATTCCACTTAGTAAAACCAAGATTGCCCTTCTGGTAGCGGCATCAGCCATTTTTGTAGCCCTAGGCGTAGTTTTTACGGCTACACCCAGCACTTTTTTATCTCCAGTAACCCCCAGTCCCGGTGTAGTACGCGTGGTGGGCATCCTTTCGGCGCTATTTTTTGGCTTTGCCGGAGCATACGGCGTAAAAAAGCTGCTTGATAAAACCATTGGTCTTACCGTTGATGCCCGCGGGATTACAGATAACACCAACGCCTCTAGCGTGGGGCTTGTTAGCTGGGAGGATATAACCGAAATAAAAACGGGGCAGATAATGTCGAACAAGTTTCTGCTAATCTATACCGCCAATCCCGAAAAGTATATTGCACGGAAGGCTGGCTTCTATAAAAAAATAGTAATGGGAAACATGAAAATGTACGGCACCCCCATAACCATAACCAGCAGCACGCTAAAATGCAGCTTCGCCGAGCTGGAGAAGCATATTAGCAGCCAATTTATGGCGCAACAGAAAATGGCGGGCCGCAACAGAAAATTCTCGTCTCAAAAAACGAGTAAGCTGCAGCATTAA
- a CDS encoding RluA family pseudouridine synthase, whose translation MFNFFTIPIKHIELPSQFPSPFHAEPHPICEVAAQQVKEHVLLQTGWHDELQQGKMFGVLVVKDAKGQIGFLAAFSGNLAGKNYHPFFVPPVADLLNPSGFFKTGEQTISFINQQVENMEANADFAACKARYELAKQQRDAEMVAAKAAVKASKVLREERRRQQPTDEERAAMVRQSQHEKAEMKRLERKWVEKIAALQAEYEIYALPIEELKVQRKTLSADLQQRLFDEFQLLNIRGEVRGLASIFQNTVQKVPPGGAGECAGPKLLQYAFLHGFTPVAMAEFWWGSSPKTEIRHHGSYYPACKGKCEPILGHMLLGMEVKYPERNGNEALQKALEVVFEDDWLLVVSKPAGMLSAPGKTGDKSAVELVSERFLGGEGAFLVHRLDMSTSGLLLIAKSAPIHRQLQAQFERRTVKKRYVAILDGLLTDNAGVIDLPISPNFLDRPRQMVDYDHGKPAITRWEVTNRSETQTRVAFYPLTGRTHQLRVHAAHRLGLGCPIAGDELYGTKALRLYLHAEYLEFCHPVSALPVCIEKKAPF comes from the coding sequence GTGTTTAACTTCTTTACAATTCCCATAAAACACATTGAGCTTCCCTCTCAATTTCCTTCGCCATTTCATGCCGAGCCACATCCGATATGCGAAGTGGCCGCCCAGCAGGTGAAGGAGCATGTTTTGCTGCAAACGGGCTGGCACGACGAGCTGCAGCAGGGAAAAATGTTCGGAGTATTGGTTGTAAAGGATGCTAAAGGTCAAATCGGTTTCCTTGCGGCCTTTTCTGGAAACCTTGCGGGCAAAAACTACCACCCATTCTTTGTTCCTCCGGTTGCCGACCTGCTAAATCCTAGCGGATTCTTTAAAACTGGCGAGCAAACCATCTCTTTTATCAACCAACAGGTGGAAAACATGGAGGCAAATGCCGATTTTGCAGCTTGCAAGGCGCGGTACGAGCTTGCCAAGCAGCAGCGTGATGCCGAAATGGTTGCCGCGAAGGCTGCCGTAAAGGCTTCGAAGGTTTTGCGCGAGGAACGCCGCCGGCAGCAGCCAACCGACGAGGAGCGAGCCGCCATGGTGCGCCAAAGTCAGCATGAAAAGGCTGAAATGAAGCGGCTAGAACGTAAGTGGGTCGAAAAAATTGCTGCGCTGCAGGCCGAATACGAGATTTACGCACTACCGATAGAGGAGCTTAAGGTACAACGCAAAACGCTCTCTGCCGATTTGCAGCAGCGGCTTTTTGATGAGTTCCAGCTGCTGAATATTCGGGGAGAGGTGCGGGGATTGGCCTCCATTTTTCAAAACACGGTGCAAAAGGTTCCTCCCGGAGGGGCGGGGGAGTGCGCCGGACCGAAGCTGCTTCAGTACGCATTCCTACATGGCTTTACGCCTGTTGCAATGGCCGAATTTTGGTGGGGAAGCTCTCCCAAAACGGAGATACGCCACCATGGCAGCTACTATCCCGCCTGTAAGGGTAAGTGCGAGCCAATTTTGGGGCACATGCTGCTTGGAATGGAGGTGAAATATCCAGAAAGAAACGGTAATGAGGCGTTGCAGAAGGCGCTAGAGGTTGTTTTTGAGGACGATTGGCTGCTGGTAGTTAGCAAACCTGCCGGAATGCTGTCGGCTCCTGGAAAAACGGGAGACAAGTCGGCTGTTGAGCTGGTTAGCGAGCGATTTTTGGGAGGTGAAGGGGCTTTTTTGGTGCATCGTTTAGACATGTCAACCTCCGGATTGCTGCTTATTGCCAAGTCGGCACCGATACATAGGCAGCTTCAGGCTCAATTCGAGCGCCGTACGGTAAAAAAACGCTACGTCGCCATTCTCGATGGCCTGCTTACCGACAATGCGGGGGTTATCGACCTTCCTATTTCTCCTAATTTCCTCGATCGTCCGCGGCAAATGGTAGATTACGACCATGGAAAGCCAGCCATAACCCGATGGGAGGTTACTAACCGAAGCGAAACCCAAACGCGAGTGGCCTTTTATCCGCTCACAGGTCGTACCCACCAGCTGCGGGTGCATGCAGCCCACCGTTTGGGGCTGGGTTGCCCTATTGCGGGCGACGAGCTTTATGGAACCAAGGCGTTGCGCCTTTACCTACATGCCGAGTACCTCGAATTTTGCCATCCAGTCAGCGCCCTTCCCGTGTGCATCGAAAAGAAGGCTCCGTTTTAG
- the trmB gene encoding tRNA (guanosine(46)-N7)-methyltransferase TrmB, with protein MGKNKLQRFAENKTFKILVQPEFDEIFNNDYQLKGCWHANFFENSKPIVLELGCGRGEYTVALAKKYPEKNFIGIDIKGARLWRGAKTAVEDGMGNVGFIRTRIEFIKSFFAGNEVSEIWVTFPDPQLKKSRLKKRLTCSGFLNAYREFLAPDGIVHLKTDNQNLHFYTKKLLEENGMEILYATNDLYNSDIVDDILSVKTKYEQDYLSKGMPITYLKFKIAGDKPLVEPADIEPFVI; from the coding sequence GTGGGAAAGAATAAGCTGCAGCGTTTTGCCGAAAACAAAACGTTTAAAATACTTGTACAGCCAGAGTTTGATGAGATTTTTAATAACGACTACCAGCTAAAAGGTTGCTGGCACGCCAATTTCTTCGAAAATAGCAAACCCATTGTGCTCGAGCTCGGATGTGGCCGCGGAGAGTATACCGTTGCGCTGGCGAAGAAATATCCAGAGAAGAACTTTATTGGAATAGACATAAAGGGCGCGCGCCTTTGGCGTGGAGCCAAAACGGCCGTCGAAGATGGCATGGGAAACGTTGGTTTTATCCGTACGCGCATCGAATTCATAAAATCGTTCTTTGCGGGCAACGAAGTTTCGGAGATATGGGTAACTTTTCCCGATCCGCAGCTAAAAAAGAGCCGACTTAAGAAACGCCTTACCTGCTCGGGCTTTTTAAATGCCTACCGCGAGTTTTTAGCACCCGATGGTATTGTACATTTGAAGACAGACAACCAAAATCTCCATTTCTATACCAAAAAATTGCTCGAAGAGAACGGAATGGAGATTCTTTATGCTACGAACGATCTTTACAACAGCGATATTGTTGACGATATCCTTTCTGTAAAGACGAAGTACGAGCAGGATTACCTAAGCAAGGGAATGCCCATCACCTACCTTAAATTTAAGATTGCCGGGGACAAACCGTTGGTTGAACCTGCCGATATTGAGCCTTTTGTTATATAA
- a CDS encoding gliding motility lipoprotein GldH, with product MKMIKSIALLFVGVLLISLASCDRARVYEGSKEIGNLWFKDSLARFEVNIEDSLSINNILVTVRNTSSYPYKNLFLFVTTVAPSGVYVRDTMECLLANDEGKWLGKGFAKYWDHRFPMRKMVKFPEKGIYAITIEQGMRLDELPGIHDVGVRIERVESK from the coding sequence ATGAAGATGATAAAAAGCATAGCACTCCTATTCGTAGGGGTGCTTCTAATTTCGCTGGCATCGTGCGATAGAGCGCGAGTTTACGAAGGCAGTAAGGAGATAGGAAACCTCTGGTTTAAGGATTCTCTGGCTCGTTTTGAGGTTAACATCGAAGATTCGTTGAGCATCAACAATATTTTAGTTACCGTACGAAATACCAGCAGCTATCCGTACAAAAATTTGTTCCTCTTTGTTACAACCGTGGCTCCATCGGGCGTTTACGTGCGCGATACCATGGAATGCTTGCTGGCCAACGACGAAGGAAAGTGGCTGGGCAAAGGATTTGCCAAATACTGGGATCATCGCTTCCCAATGCGTAAAATGGTGAAGTTTCCCGAAAAAGGAATCTATGCCATCACCATCGAACAGGGTATGAGGCTCGACGAGCTCCCTGGGATCCACGATGTGGGCGTAAGAATAGAACGAGTTGAATCAAAATAG